The Tamandua tetradactyla isolate mTamTet1 chromosome 18, mTamTet1.pri, whole genome shotgun sequence genome contains a region encoding:
- the NARS1 gene encoding asparagine--tRNA ligase, cytoplasmic, translating into MSLEVTRATAGMVLGELYVSDREGNDATGDGTKEKPFKTGLKALMTVGKEPFPTIYVDSQKENERWDIISKSQMKNIKKMWHREQMKSESREKKEAEDNLRREKNLEEAKKITIKNDPSLPEPKCVKIHALEAHRGQRVKVFGWVHRLRRQGKNLMFLVLRDGTGYLQCVLSDELCQCYNGVVLSTESSVAVYGTLNLMPKGKQAPGGHELNCDFWELIGLAPAGGADNLINEESDVDVQLNNRHMMIRGENMSKILKARSMVTRCFRDHFFDRGYYEITPPTLVQTQVEGGATLFKLDYFGEEAFLTQSSQLYLETCIPALGDVFCIAQSYRAEQSRTRRHLAEYAHVEAECPFLTFEDLLNRLEDLVCDVVDRVLKSSAASIVYELNPNFKPPKRPFKRMNYSDAIVWLKEHNIKKEDGTFYEFGEDIPEAPERLMTDTINEPILLCRFPVEIKSFYMQRCPEDSRLTESVDVLMPNVGEIVGGSMRIWDSEEILAGYKREGIDPTPYYWYTDQRKYGTCPHGGYGLGLERFLTWILNRYHIRDVCLYPRFVQRCKP; encoded by the exons GCTCTCATGACAGTAGGAAAAGAACCGTTTCCTACCATTTATGTggattcacaaaaagaaaatgag AGGTGGGATATTATTTCCAAATCACAGatgaagaacattaaaaaaatgtggcATAGGGAACAAATGAAGAGTGAATCCCgggaaaaaaaagag GCAGAAGACAATTTGCGAAGAGAAAAGAACCTGGAGGAAGCAAAGAAGATTACCATTAAAAATGATCCAAGTCTTCCAGAGCCAAAATGT GTGAAGATTCATGCATTAGAAGCCCACAGAGGCCAAAGAGTAAAGGTGTTTGGCTGGGTCCATAGGCTGCGTAGGCAAG gaAAGAATTTAATGTTTTTGGTGTTGCGGGATGGTACCGGTTATCTGCAGTGTGTCTTGTCGGATGAgctg TGTCAGTGTTACAACGGGGTGGTTCTGTCCACCGAGAGCAGTGTCGCAGTGTATGGTACTCTAAATCTCATGCCAAAGGGGAAACAG GCTCCAGGGGGCCATGAGCTGAATTGTGACTTCTGGGAACTAATTGGGTTGGCCCCTGCTGGAGGAGCTGATAACCTGATCAACGAAGAGTCTGATGTTGACGTCCAGCTTAACAACAGGCACATGATGATCCGAGGAGAAAACATGTCCAAAATCTTAAAAGCACGGTCAATGGTTACCAGGTGCTTTAGAGACCATTTCTTTGATAGAGGATACTATGAA ATCACTCCTCCGACATTAGTACAAACACAAGTGGAAGGTGGCGCTACACTCTTCAAGCTTGACTACTTCGGGGAGGAGGCATTTTTGACTCAGTCCTCTCAGTTGTACCTGGAGACCTGCATCCCGGCTCTGGGTGATGTGTTCTGCATTGCGCAGTCCTACAGGGCAGAACAGTCTAGGACACGCAGGCACCTGGCAGA ATACGCTCATGTTGAAGCAGAGTGCCCTTTCCTGACCTTTGAGGACCTTCTGAACCGCCTGGAGGACCTGGTTTGTGATGTGGTAGATAGAGTCTTGAAATCATCCGCAGCAAGCATAGTATATGAACTCAACCCG AACTTCAAGCCTCCTAAACGGCCTTTCAAACGGATGAACTATTCAGATGCCATTGTGTGGCTAAAAGAACACaatataaagaaagaagatgGAACTTTCTATGAATTTGGAGAA GATATCCCAGAAGCTCCTGAGAGATTGATGACAGACACCATTAATGAACCAATCTTGCTGTGTCGGTTTCCTGTAGAGATCAAATCCTTCTATATGCAGCGATGTCCTGAGGATTCCCGCCTCACTGAGTCT GTTGATGTATTGATGCCTAATGTTGGTGAGATTGTGGGAGGCTCAATGCGTATCTGGGATAGTGAAGAAATCCTGGCCGGCTATAAAAGGGAAGGGATTGACCCCACACCCTATTACTGGTATACAGATCAG agaaaatatggaacatgCCCTCATGGAGGATATGGCTTGGGCTTGGAACGATTCTTAACTTGGATTCTGAATAGGTATCATATCCGAGATGTATGCTTATACCCTCGATTTGTCCAGCGCTGCAAGCCATAA